In the genome of Luteitalea pratensis, the window CGCCCATGACCAGGAGTCGCTCCTTGAGTGCGTCGAGGTGCTCCTGTACCTGCGGCACCATCCTCGAGATGGGCTCCATCGCCGCCAGCTTACCCGAACCGCCCCGTCACGTAGTCCTCGGTCAGCCGCTCACGTGGCGCCGTGAACACGTCTTCGGTGCGGCCGCATTCGACCAGTTGTCCCATCCAGAAGAACGCCGTGACATCGGAGATCCGCGCCGCCTGCTGCATGTTGTGGGTCACGATGACGATCGTGTACGACTTCTTGAGCGCGTGAATGAGTTCCTCGATACGCTGGGTGGCGATGGGGTCGAGCGCCGACGCCGGTTCGTCCATCAGCAGGACTTCCGGCTGGATCGCCAGTGCGCGCGCGATGCACAGGCGCTGCTGCTGGCCGCCCGAGAGCGTCAGCGCCGGCGCGTGCAGCCGGTCCTGCACCTCGCTCCAGATGGCTGCAGCCCGCAGGCTCTCCTCGACGCGCTCGACGATCTCGCGTCGATCGCGGACGCCGTTGATGCGCAGCCCATAGGCCACGTTTTCGAAGACCGACCCCGGAAAGGGGTTCGACTTCTGGAACACCATGCCGACGCGCCGGCGCACGGCGACGACGTCGGTACCGGGGGCATAGATCGACTGGCTGTCGAGGAGCACGTCTCCCTCGACACGGGCACCGGCGACGATGTCGTTCATCCGGTTCAGCGTGCGCAGCAACGTGCTCTTGCCGCAGCCGGAGGGGCCGATCAGCGCCGTTACCCGGTGGGCGTGCATCGGCAGCGACACCCGCCGCAGGGCCGCTGTCTCGCCGTAGTACACGCTGACGTCACGCAACTGGATCTTCGGCGGCCCCGGTGTGTCCGTGGCGCTGGCCATCTCGCCGCCGCGTGCCGGATGCTGTGGACCCATCAGGCCGGCCTCCGCCGTGAGGACCGGTCGCGCAGCCAGATCGCCAGGCTGTTGGTCACGAGCAGGACCGCAAGCAGGACCAGGATGGCGGCCGCCGCGTTGGCGCGGAAGCCGGTGCCCGGACGCGACGTCCATGCGTAGATCTGGATCGGCAGGGCCGTGAACGGCGACAACGGCCCGTCGGGCACGAAGGGCACATACGTGAGCGCCCCGATGACGATGAGCGGCGCGGCTTCGCCAATGACGCGCGACACAGCAAGGATCAGCCCGGTGAGCAGTCCCGGCAGCGCCGCCGGCAGGACGTGGTGCCACACCGTCTGCCACTTGGTCGCGCCGAGGGCGAGCGACGCTTCGCGCAACGACAGGGGCACGGCACGCAACGCTTCCCGGGCGGTCAGGATCACCAGCGGCAGCATCAGCAGGGCGAGCGTGGCGGCACCGGCCAGCAGCGTCCGCTCGAGGCGCAGCGCACGCACGAAC includes:
- the pstA gene encoding phosphate ABC transporter permease PstA — translated: MIDARGRDRAFHALGLAVLLAALAALGVLLWDVVADGAGRLSWAFVTGYPSRRASNAGLLPALAGSVWLVGLAALLAMPIGVGAAIALEEYGGRGRWARLIEINIANLAGVPSIIYGLLGLGLFVRALRLERTLLAGAATLALLMLPLVILTAREALRAVPLSLREASLALGATKWQTVWHHVLPAALPGLLTGLILAVSRVIGEAAPLIVIGALTYVPFVPDGPLSPFTALPIQIYAWTSRPGTGFRANAAAAILVLLAVLLVTNSLAIWLRDRSSRRRPA
- the pstB gene encoding phosphate ABC transporter ATP-binding protein PstB, giving the protein MQLRDVSVYYGETAALRRVSLPMHAHRVTALIGPSGCGKSTLLRTLNRMNDIVAGARVEGDVLLDSQSIYAPGTDVVAVRRRVGMVFQKSNPFPGSVFENVAYGLRINGVRDRREIVERVEESLRAAAIWSEVQDRLHAPALTLSGGQQQRLCIARALAIQPEVLLMDEPASALDPIATQRIEELIHALKKSYTIVIVTHNMQQAARISDVTAFFWMGQLVECGRTEDVFTAPRERLTEDYVTGRFG